Proteins encoded by one window of Crassostrea angulata isolate pt1a10 chromosome 9, ASM2561291v2, whole genome shotgun sequence:
- the LOC128164322 gene encoding uncharacterized protein LOC128164322 gives MHREIDNIIYKMKSEIFELEEKYLNILQKQEDEITHNISEITQKIDKLRKLLDSNDICLVSNYKSRHFEFIKLPPLLNISLPTISSAKMNTEVLLEQIGNLSAPYVTIQDCVYTTDFGFSSKELLRAPRIIESVYTGYKYLTTITCMSDKLIWAIGNEHTMKLHNLHGQRLESIKTKSGNMPEDITITKSGNLVYTDPWDRSLNIVKNKTKRNVIKLRDWIPLKVCSTSSNDLLVIMLNDDYYETKVVRYCGFTKRQTIQYNEKGQPLYSSSSLFMYTKYIVENKNQDICVADNGARSVVVVNKAGKLRFTYTGFSSTLNKLFDPVGITSDSQGRILISDWYNCIVHILDQNGQFLRYINNCDLLYPHSICVDSRDNLLVAEYGTGIMKKIRYYK, from the coding sequence atgcacagagaaatagacaacataatatataaaatgaaatctgAAATTTTTGAATTGGAAGAAAAGTACCTTAATATCCTTCAAAAGCAAGAAGATGAAATTACACATAACATTTCAGAAATCACTCAGAAAATTGACAAACTGCGGAAATTACTGGACTCCAATGATATATGCCTTGTGTCTAATTATAAATCCAGGCATTTTGAATTCATAAAACTGCCTCCTTTGCTAAACATATCTTTACCAACAATTTCTTCTGCTAAAATGAACACCGAGGTGCTGCTCGAACAAATCGGTAATCTGTCAGCCCCCTACGTGACAATTCAGGACTGTGTCTACACCACTGATTTTGGGTTCTCAAGCAAAGAATTACTTCGTGCACCCCGAATCATTGAATCTGTATACACAGGATATAAATATCTAACCACTATTACCTGTATGAGTGATAAACTGATATGGGCCATTGGTAATGAACACACAATGAAACTCCACAACCTGCATGGGCAGCGTCTAGAGTCAATCAAAACCAAGTCAGGAAACATGCCAGAAGACATAACAATTACAAAGAGTGGGAATTTAGTTTACACTGATCCCTGGGATAGATCATTAAATATCGTGAAGAATAAAACGAAACGAAATGTGATCAAGCTAAGAGATTGGATCCCTCTAAAAGTATGCAGCACCTCCTCTAATGACCTTTTGGTTATCATGCTAAATGATGATTATTATGAAACAAAAGTCGTTCGTTATTGTGGATTCACAAAGAGACAGACAATTCAGTACAATGAAAAGGGCCAGCCTCTCTATTCATCCAGCTCTCTCTTCATGTACACAAAATacattgttgaaaataaaaaccaagaTATATGTGTAGCTGACAATGGAGCTCGTTCAGTGGTAGTAGTAAATAAGGCCGGAAAACTCAGATTTACTTATACAGGGTTTTCTTCtactttaaacaaattatttgatCCAGTCGGCATCACATCAGACAGCCAGGGGCGGATCTTGATATCAGACTGGTACAATTGCATTGTTCACATCCTAgatcagaatggacagtttctccGCTACATTAACAATTGTGATTTACTATATCCACACAGCATCTGTGTAGACTCTAGAGACAACCTCTTGGTGGCTGAATATGGAACAGGTATAATGAAGAAGATCCGATATTATAAGTGA